The DNA sequence caggcacAGTTAACACAAATCATCTGCATGTTAATCTGCTATTATAAATGTAATGTCATGTTGTTTATCTGGCATTAATTCATAGTACTGTACATACATGATGAAATCTATTGGACAGTGACTGAGATGAACGgatttgaaaagaagaaaatcagCTTAATTTGCACACTTTTCCATGTGTATTTGAACATGTGTGTGCTTCACAACACTGACCTCTAGATGTTTTTTGCCACACATCTTGTAATAGTGTCCCCTGTACTCAGCTGCATGAGTTAAGGCTGCAGTTCCTGAACAGTCCACCAGGTGTTGATGTAGAGCCAGGCAGATGGGGCAGTAATGACCAAATTCTCCAAGACGACACAGCAGCTCCTGGGGTGTAATGCACAGTTTGTCGATGCAGGCTGCTTGCCCTGCGACAGAAAAAAAGCATGGAGAGGTTAAGATTTAGTCTTATTAATTGCAAAGAGAGTAATAGCACTATGCTGGAAAATCACCAGAAGACCACAGGTGGTTGTCTGGGCTATATACCACTCTCCCCTTAGAGAAAATTActtacacattaaaacatccataacatatttttcatcatatctgggACCCCTTCATTTGCTATGTGTTAACAACAGACTTGTCACAAGTGATGGAAGAGCCTGGAGACATGTAAACAACGGCCCTCTGTGGTACTCAATATGGCAGaagtgttttggtttttttttctctcctttttttcttatgCAGTAGACTGAAATGGACTATAACTATACTGACCTCCAACTAAGAATTGGAATAATTTGGATGATGGGTGGGGGTGGGGTTGACATGTTGGTTCAATATATGCAATTGTACTTCTTTGTTATGttgtgaaaacaataaaaatgttggtaaaAGGATTTAGTCTTATTACTTGCAttgcattgtattttttattttgaaatcaatttcTTTCATGttaatatcaatcaatcaatcaatcaatcaatcaatcacactttatttaaataacgAACTTCAAAGTGCTTTAGAAGCGACTGCAAAAGAAATTATGTTCAAACTTGTGAAATGTTAATACAAAACCTTCCTGGTTCATAAACCagaagcattttttattttttttcttgtctttgggTATTTGAGATATTTTACTTTAGGTGTAAAGAGCCTCACTGAGTCAATACCTGACTAAGCCTCTAGTACTTACCGCTGCCCGTCCTCTCCAGGTAGCTGTGGATATATCTCATGCTGATGCTGACCTCCTTTATAATGCTGTTCCAGAGCCACCATACGCTCTTCAAGCCATCAAGAAGGATCCAGTTCTGATATTGTTGTTGGAAATGTTGCCTCACATGCTCCATTTCCTGCTTGTAACAGGAGTTACGAGTGTTGAGGATCTCGGAGCTGTCGTGCATTAGGGGAGGCCTGCAGTGGGAGGAGAGAGGCGGGGTAGTGCAGgtttgtgattttaaaaacaGCTGCCAGATTCCTGATATGTATTTACAGTTGCTTTGGATGCGTGTTCTCTCACTTGTTGGGCTTCATCTTGTCCACAAGGCCTCTCTTCAGCACCTCTACTGTGTCCAGCTTCAGCTCAACTACTATCATGGGAATGATGCTTCGGGAATCCATCAACTTTGCATGCTTAAGTGTCATCGGAAAGCCATCCAACACGTATCTGGAATGCCAAACAAGGTAATGTTGTCTTCAAAACACCCTCAAGCAGGAATAACAGAGAAAGAGGACGTTTTTccagaaaaagacaatattCCTACTGCGAAGTAGGaatattgtctttttctggaaaaacaaGGCAGGTATTTTCAGGCAAATTATTTTCAAGCCTTGAGTTTTAATATCTATAAACTGATGAATGGAATACATATCCCTATCTTACCCTCGAGTGCTGCAGACTGAGCTCATGAGTGCCACCTCCAGACATTGAATGGCCAGCTCTTCAGGCACAACAAGTCCCCGGGAGAGATGCTTTTTCATCTGGATAGCCAGATCAGTGTGCTCCCGATCGTTAAGCACCATACGCATAGCACTGCCAATGGACAGACGGGCCAAGCCATATTTCTGAGCAAACATCTGTGCAACTGAAGACATAAAGCATAATGAGAAAAACTTAGACtgaaggagaagaaagaagagagagaggagcattTGATAAAAGAAAGTACAAGATGAGTACAAGTATTTTTAGCTATCTTGAGTCGTACCAGTAGTTTTTCCAGATTTGGGAGGTCCAACAACAGCcagtttaacaggaagtgtaAGGGTGGGCTTAGGCTGCCGAAGGTACTTCAGGGTTCAGCATAAATGTGTTGCGGTTCTCCTTAGACCCAAAGAAGTAGATATACTGATGGAAGATCAGGGGATATGTGGTGTTGAGAGGCCACTGCAGAGGCTGGATCAAATCTCTCTCTTTGTAAAGCTTCAGAAAAGAGACATGAGTGGTCAAAACAATATGTTACAGCCAACTATGTACAGGAAATTCACAGTTCTGCTGATTTAAATGTCAGCACAAACCAGACAAGGCCGACTAGTATTCGAGTAGTGGCCATTCCTAATTCATACCTTTATGGGGTCGTAGCAGCAAAAAGCACTGTGGAACTTATAAGAGGAGACAAGCAGCCTATGTGCCAGGCTGTATGAGATGGGTTGGCATTTTTGGAAGAGTGATTCCCTGTTGGTCACCAGGGGCTGGATCTGCTGGAGCAGCTGATGCCGCACCATTCGTAGCTTGCGTGATGCACTGATTGACAATTTGGGAATGTTTAGTTCACTCAGGAGCTCCTGATGACAGAACAGGACGAAGCAGAATATATGAGCATATAAAGTACAATATGTGAATGTTTACTATACAGACCACATAACGTAGCTATAGGTTCACTCCAGGAGGAGTAAAAACAACTCTTTTACAGACAAAATTCACAAAACATTTTGCAGCTGCTTAATCTGcccaaatacaacaaaaagaaaatgtgtgttcTTTGCAACCAAAAAGGGTAAAATGCACCCCTAACTGCGCTTCCAAGCAAATATCATCTTGGTGCTCCTGTGCTGTTTGTACAAGTAATATTCATGGTTTAATTAGTTGCCACAATCAGTTCTTTGTGAATTTTCCCTTGTTAGTGATTGACaatttgtttcactttttgCCTTGTTTGGCTCAGACTATTATAAAACTAGTGTAAATCCTGACTGTCCCAAagtaaatattcaatcatagCATGGGTTTTAGCAGTGACATTGTACCGTCACAGTAACGAGGCTGTTTTCATCTGTCAGAAAACGCTCTGTTATCTCCATCTCCAGCCTCTCAGACGCtgcctcctctgtctcctcattCTCTGTGTCTTCATGATCTTCTTCTGAAGGAAACTCCTCCTCCAGCGTTGCCTCTATCTCATCCTCTATGTTGCCTGCAGCTTCATCTTCTTCATTGTCTTCTCCATCGTCATTATTTCTGAGCTGAATtggagatatacactttatttaaactcgTAAGGCACAGAGGTTTTTTcctcatttacagtgacaaTGAGTACATTTACAgacagtacagaaatacaaattcaaaatacgACGGACTAGATAAATGAATAAgtaaaaatgctgtttaaaatgaccaaagctaaaaacagttgcagacagttgcaggaaagtccGCCATCAAGCTGcgaaattgaaaaaatgttatgCACGTATTGATCCTCAGTGTGAGTTGAAAATCATTCCAGGTCACGGggacattaaaacaaaaggctgactATCCAAGTTCAGTCTGCACATGGGGAACTgtgaaagtaaagtaaaagatAGGACGAAGGGAGGTTAAGCAGTGATGGAAAGAGGACGACAgtggttttaatgagtttgcTCACCTGTGTTTTGGCTGCATTTGTGAGTTCAGCTCTTCTCTTGGCAATGTCCTCCCCCTGCACCAAAGAGATAGCAATACAAAGTACTCACACAACATATAGACATTGAAAGGACAGACAGCAggaatagtaatgataataaagtTGGCAGAGAAATAATTGTCACTTTCTTACCCGCTTCTTCTTACGTAGATCATGAAGGAGTGTCAGCTGCGTTACACGGTGGTTGCGGCGCTCACGCCAGCTCTCCAGGTATGACGGCAACAGGCGCTTCtgaacatcagtgacatcaaccgtcatcattaccgtaacatcaGGGAAAAGCTGGTGCTGTGACATGTACTGCACATCATCGGGATTCTGAGGAAAGccctccaaaataaaaccagtagACCTAAAGGGGAAAGAATATGAGGGTCAATGAATACTTTACATTGTCAGGTGTAAACGCACTACATGTAATCAATGTACATAAGTACacgaaaaaatatataataaatttaGGTAAAGCTACATGTATGGTTCCTGTTTCCAGTATGGTGCGATAAGCATATCCAGGATCTGTGGGGTTAATGGATCTCCATCAGACAGGtaagctttaattactttttcctCATAAGTCAGGACCACTTCCTCCTGTAAGTACACACAAGCACAagcaaatacaacatatttcATTGTCAAAATATCAGAATTCACTGTATTTTAAGGCACCATTATACTGGAAATCTTGCTACAGGGAAAGTTTATCGAAGCAAACCTCCATGTCACTCATGTTGGCAGAGATCTCCTccgtctcctcttcctcctcccccctgGCTTCCTCTATCTGGGCCTCCAAGTCCTCAGGAGACTCCTCTGTAGACTCTACCTCATCAGCATAAGGTACCCGCTTCTTTGTCTTGGCCATGATGAGCATTTGAAGTTGTTCTCTGAATGGAATAAAGAAGATACCAAGCTGCTGGGCGAGCCACTTGCCATTAGTTGTCTTGCCTGACCCTCGGGTGCCGAGCAAAAAGATCCGCAGGGCAGGAGGCTTGGGTAGAAGAACATTAGAAACTTGTTAGGgatcttagtttttttttacaatctatacttttctttttatgtcaGCTTGTACCTTGAGAGGCTCCTTCTGTACAACATATTGTGCAGGATTTTGAAGGAAGGAGTCCATGGCTTCTACACTTGAGAAGTAGAAGGTCCTTTCACGGTACTTGGCTGCAATTTCGTCCGTACAGGGCAACAGGACGTTATGGTTTTTTAAGGCTACAGGGCAGAAATGATGGGTGTCCCCAAGTAATCTCTTGGCTGTTGTGACCCCCTGCTTAATTGAGAGGGAAGAGATGTTTTTAATGACGagtttatattattaatcaacAAGAAAGCAGTAAAACAGGCCTGTATCTTTAGTATCTTCAATTGTAAATCAAGTGGCTACAGGGCTGAAAAATTAAGCCAATGCAAGAGTGTTAAAACCTGCAGTTCCATTCCATGAATGGCCACTTCAGGCTGGCTCCAAAGGTCAATCCCCATGGAccctcatgttaaaatgttcaactttatagcagaaataaacatgtttacatccTGGTACTAAAAACGTCTTGGATCTCTTTTTTGCCCGTTCATGACAACTGTTTAGAAAGTCATAAGATAACTTGTTTTTTACTAACTTCATCCTTGTCCTCTGCTGCCTCATTGTCACTGCTTCCTTCCTCGGCTCTCTCCAGCTCAGCTAAGGCCTCTAAGTCCTCGGCCTCCTTGTCCAGGTCCATTGCTGACTGTTCAGAGGACACATACTCAAAGGGCTCTGAAAACCATGCATGTACACCAGATTGGATTAGGGGTTTTTCTTGCCAAACAGGGGcatttagtagtagtagtagtatataaTGCATTTACTTGAAACCTGACTGTCCATTGTGACCAATTAACAGACATGAGGTTTGTAGTGTATCCAAAACACTCACTCTGCATCTGAAGAACCATCTCTTGAAGCAGCTCCTCAGGGCTTTTGCTGCCAATCTCCAGTACTGAGTGGGCGACAGTTAAAGCATTCTGCATTTGGTCCCATTCGGACATAAACTGTTGCAGTTGCAGTTTATAGTCATTCATCTCTGGGCCGTCTGGATAGCCCAAGTCCCAATGATCAGGTAGTGCCACAGCTTGAGCAACACAGAAAGGCAATGGAGTTTAAGTTTATGATggacagatttttattttttaagccaATTTCTGCTCTCAGGGTGCTTACATACAGTATAGTCCATCCAAAAATATGCAGGATTTGAAAATGCAGAATGTAACATAAATGTCTCACCTTCTGTTTTGATTATGTCAGGATTTGTTGGGGTGGTGGTGTCAGATTGTTCAGGAATTTCTACAAAGGAAATTAATGAATGCTTTAAAAACAGTACGGGTCCAATTCTACAGGATTCTTTGTGAATTTAGGCTGTTTTAGATGGACAGATTACCTTCAGTCTCTTCTGCAACTGTCTCCAGATTGGTCTGCAGCTCTGACGGCTTTGCCTCTACCTCTGATTGTGCCTCCTTCTGGTTTCTAAAATGGAAAGAAATGAAGAAGTAAGAATAAAGGTGCATAAACAATATATTCCAGATATAAACAACCCGCAAAATTTGACAGCATCATTGCACCCGGACTTACAAGGCCTTCTCTGATTGTCCCTCCTGCAGTCTCTTACTTACTGCTTTGTCCACATGCTCCTTGTTTGTCTCATACAATctctttaaaactgttcaacacattgaaatgcaaaaaaaattaacaatgaCGATATGAAGTAGAGACTCATgtctatatatttaaataagaaTGAGAATGCATTGTTTCTGCGTCTTGTACCCTGATTGCCATCACTGTCTTTGAGGCAGAAGATGATGTCTGGCAGGATTCCAGCTTGCTGTAAGGTATCCATTTGGGAAAAGTTGTTGGGAAAGTTGTCAAGCACCCAGCCGGTCCTGACATCTGCATCAGTGTCAGCCTCTTCAATCTGTAAGGCCAGAATTTTTCAGCAATGATAAGGAATAAGGAATGATCTTTATTTTGGGGAACAAGCAGCTTGCGTAAATGCAGTTGCtacatttcagatttttgtcatacCTCTTTGATACGCTTCTCTAGTACCTCAGCATACAGGCTGATGGGAGATGTGGTCATATGTTTGGCTTCTTCTAGCGCAGAGTGCACCATGGTTTGTACCTCTGGATGATCCTCTGTCACTGACAACAgcaaaaaacatttgcaaagaaaTATAGTGCATGCTcccacatacaggtgcatctcaataaattagaatatcatagaaagtttatttttgtcagtaattcaattcaaaaagtggaaagaacacattatatagatccattacacacagaatgaaacatttcaggtCTTAGTTTATTTAATGacatctaattataatgattatggcttacatatAATCAcaacctaaaattcagtgtctcaaaaaatgtaatattataaaagacccattttacaaaatatgtttaatatggaaatgttgccctctgaaaagtatgtccatctatatgcactcaatacttggttggggctatttgacttgaacaactggaaatggacttttacatgatattctaatttattgagatgcacctgtactctCTCACACTTTTACAGTATATTGTGTATCAAAGTATGTATGTCTATTGCAAAGAGGtttacaaaaacatgcacagcCAGAAGATAAATACTAGGTGCTAGATAATGCTCCCATGAACATATATTTAGTAGTGACATTTTCGAACGTAAGCTCTTCTTAAGTAGTGCTTAAGGAGAGCTTGATGCTTCAAATGTCACTTAGTGGTGATTAAATATATGTTAATTCGAGCATTATCGATTGTGTGGACTCTCTTTCTACGGCACGTGTTTGTGCCAGTGGGAGACAGAAAAAGTGAAGAGAATATCTTACCTTCTACAGAATTGGATTCAtctgatgaaataaaatattagagCATTAATATTGTGTATGAGTGCAATACACATGGAGTTTTGAAGGCCTGAGGTGATAGTGGAAATTATAATGATCAGCAAAGCTCAACTTGCCTGAATTCTGTCCACCATCCTGCTCCATCTTCATCTTGATTTTCTCTATAGCGACCTTTGTTGTCTCCTCTTTGATTTTGTCAAGCCTCTCCTGCTCAACCTTAGCCAGAACCTGCTGCACTAAAACCTCCATATCAAGCACTGATGCATTGTAGTGCTGAGCTATAAGTTTACACAGAGTGCTCTTCCCTGCCTGTGGAGGTCCAATGATGGACACTGTGCAGGGAGGTCTGGGCATCGGAGGAAGCAAGTACGGTCGGGGGTTGGCGACAAACTTCTGGTAGGTCTCCTGAGATGAGAGGATGTACAACTTGTCCTGGAAGCTGCACAGGGGTTGAGATGAAAGGTTGAAAGTTTTGTTCTCATTTGAATATATTCACCTGGCCACAGCCTACAAATTCACTCACCCCACACATAAGTCAGGCTTGCCAGGAATGACCTTGCCCTCCCTCAGAGCAACAGGACAAGTCCGACCCCAGCGGCTCCTTCTCCAACTAAAGCCAGGCGCCACTGTTCTGGTGGAGGACATTATTCTCACAAGGTCCTCCTGGAAAACATTTGGACTCAGGATTTAACTACTTTAAATTCTGATTAGGAGTGGATTCAGTAGATGGAGTATgtttaaaattgatttaaaaaaaatataatactatatacagtaaatattaatatagTCAATAATAGCAGACCGTGTCAACATCCTCTGACAATTCCTCATCATCAGGGTGTTGGAGGAGGACTGGAATGGAGACATGCTTTATTGCCATGGATCCAAGACGGGATATTACAGACTAGAGACAAAATAATGCATAAGTAGTTGAACATACACATTTATGCTCAAACACATGTGCATGTGCTTCGCATGTAAGCCAGCACCAGACTAACAATGCctaaaaatctaaaacatgCTATGGTGACAAAATCTATTCAGCAACAAGATATGCatagttttaatgtttaatttgttgttttaacactATATCTTGAATATCCGACTGTTTATTtatcccttctttttttttttaccaagtgCAGCTCTTCAGGTGTGTTGTTTCCATCCAGCTCCAACAGATAGAGGGGGTTGTGGTCTGCCATGTAgtccttaaaaaaataacagtacATTACAATTTACTGGCTCTAAGAAATTAAGTTCAGTAACCatgtcagtattttttttacctttgtaaggagcagaatttaattatCCCTTCATTTGATGTAATTTAGACTGGgttcttaattattattatttttaaatcaggcTGTGTTAATATATCTTTATAAGCAGTTATATCTCAGATAATGGCTTATTGTGATTTTGACAAATTGTAAAACAACATGGGACAGTTAACTTTCTTTAATAGAATAATACAACAAAGCTACTCATATTATACAGACACACTGGTGGCTTTCATACAATTGCAATATCTCTGACAGCACTCTGGCATGTACGAATAACTGCACTGATTGCAGGAACTGATCAGAGATGTCTGAATTGTAACACATGAAAGCACATATTCCATAAATCATATTGTGTAACACATGGATGACTTCATTTCAAATTACTAGCCAAACTAATAGTTGCATTATGTGTGTGGATTGACATGTTTATTTGGTTTCTTAATGAATGTGTAAGCCATTCAGAACCTTTGGAGCTCTGGGTTATTCACCTCCAGTGGCCTGAGCATGGTGTCCTTGTACGTTTTTATTCTAGAAAAAGAATTTCTGGCCAAATTCTCTGGGGTCCAGACGATCTGGTGAATAATATTCTTTTGAAGTTCTTCTCCTCCGGcctgcaaacaaaaaaaacaaaaaacaaacaaaacatttttgtataGGAAAAAATGACAGTATATACAGTTGTGAGAATATTTACTAATGATACAAAAACAATCTAAATTAATGAATGGAAAagcacataaatacataaaataattgaATCCATGTTCGACATTCAGAGACAATGAAAGTTTTCCTTTAAGCatacctgctcctcctcttcctccccttcCTCATCCTTGTTCTCTTTCTTCTTTGTAAACACCTCCTCACGCTCCCACTGATCTCTGTTGTACAGCTGCCCTGTCCCTGGGTGCTGCTTCAGACCTGACAGTCGATGGACCAGGTCTTTGTCGGCACACTGTGTAAAATGTCATGGTCGTAGTTAAACCAATCTGAGATGTACAAAACTATGTTTgaatacaaaatttaaaattcCAAATACTTAACAGGTTCATttaaaaattgcaatatatttatcaatGAATTACTGCTTGATGCACTTGAATTGAAGACATGTGTTTTACCTTAATGTTGATTATGAAATCAGGAGTTAGTTTGAGGTTTTTGATCAGCTCAATCTGCTCATTAATCTTCAGACACTCTTCTGACATGAGCGGCAGGCAGCTGAGTACATACCCTGTATTAGAATACATGTGTTACCAAGAACAATCAGTGGCAGAGCTCACATGTTCAGCTGGCTGTTGGATCTATGCAATCTGAACATGTGTTGAAAAcggtaaaatacattttgagctGCACGATTACCATAGTGCTCCACATCTGGTGAGTTAAGCCTGGCAAGAATCAGCTGCAGCACCATGTCCTCTGGTATACTTCTCCCCTCAGATAAAATATTCAAGAGCTAGAATGGTCAGAAAAATAATTCCATACACCATAAAGAAAGATttacatgaaaagacatgacaTGAATGGATTAGCTAACCTTTCTGAACTATGACATAAAACAATACTCACCTCTGTGCcttgctttgttttattttttatgtgtgtgttgagcAGATCTGTATCTGAAATATTATGAAAGC is a window from the Centropristis striata isolate RG_2023a ecotype Rhode Island chromosome 18, C.striata_1.0, whole genome shotgun sequence genome containing:
- the ak9 gene encoding LOW QUALITY PROTEIN: adenylate kinase 9 (The sequence of the model RefSeq protein was modified relative to this genomic sequence to represent the inferred CDS: inserted 2 bases in 1 codon); this translates as MPQNSDQLDPLVDNLIEDEAEREGLLAKPTCIIIVGRPGVGKTTLAKKIAESWKCILIDDTDLLNTHIKNKTKQGTELLNILSEGRSIPEDMVLQLILARLNSPDVEHYGYVLSCLPLMSEECLKINEQIELIKNLKLTPDFIINIKCADKDLVHRLSGLKQHPGTGQLYNRDQWEREEVFTKKKENKDEEGEEEEEQAGGEELQKNIIHQIVWTPENLARNSFSRIKTYKDTMLRPLEDYMADHNPLYLLELDGNNTPEELHLSVISRLGSMAIKHVSIPVLLQHPDDEELSEDVDTEDLVRIMSSTRTVAPGFSWRRSRWGRTCPVALREGKVIPGKPDLCVGFQDKLYILSSQETYQKFVANPRPYLLPPMPRPPCTVSIIGPPQAGKSTLCKLIAQHYNASVLDMEVLVQQVLAKVEQERLDKIKEETTKVAIEKIKMKMEQDGGQNSDESNSVEVTEDHPEVQTMVHSALEEAKHMTTSPISLYAEVLEKRIKEIEEADTDADVRTGWVLDNFPNNFSQMDTLQQAGILPDIIFCLKDSDGNQVLKRLYETNKEHVDKAVSKRLQEGQSEKALNQKEAQSEVEAKPSELQTNLETVAEETEEIPEQSDTTTPTNPDIIKTEAVALPDHWDLGYPDGPEMNDYKLQLQQFMSEWDQMQNALTVAHSVLEIGSKSPEELLQEMVLQMQKPFEYVSSEQSAMDLDKEAEDLEALAELERAEEGSSDNEAAEDKDEGVTTAKRLLGDTHHFCPVALKNHNVLLPCTDEIAAKYRERTFYFSSVEAMDSFLQNPAQYVVQKEPLKPPALRIFLLGTRGSGKTTNGKWLAQQLGIFFIPFREQLQMLIMAKTKKRVPYADEVESTEESPEDLEAQIEEARGEEEEETEEISANMSDMEEEVVLTYEEKVIKAYLSDGDPLTPQILDMLIAPYWKQEPYMSTGFILEGFPQNPDDVQYMSQHQLFPDVTVMMTVDVTDVQKRLLPSYLESWRERRNHRVTQLTLLHDLRKKKRGEDIAKRRAELTNAAKTQLRNNDDGEDNEEDEAAGNIEDEIEATLEEEFPSEEDHEDTENEETEEAASERLEMEITERFLTDENSLVTVTELLSELNIPKLSISASRKLRMVRHQLLQQIQPLVTNRESLFQKCQPISYSLAHRLLVSSYKFHSAFCCYDPIKLYKERDLIQPLQWPLNTTYPLIFHQYIYFFGSKENRNTFMLNPXKYLRQPKPTLTLPVKLAVVGPPKSGKTTVAQMFAQKYGLARLSIGSAMRMVLNDREHTDLAIQMKKHLSRGLVVPEELAIQCLEVALMSSVCSTRGYVLDGFPMTLKHAKLMDSRSIIPMIVVELKLDTVEVLKRGLVDKMKPNKPPLMHDSSEILNTRNSCYKQEMEHVRQHFQQQYQNWILLDGLKSVWWLWNSIIKEVSISMRYIHSYLERTGSGQAACIDKLCITPQELLCRLGEFGHYCPICLALHQHLVDCSGTAALTHAAEYRGHYYKMCGKKHLERFVSTPDEFVTPGCPHTLPQSHLLPRKLTEIEVKNKFPQPVEMKGFCPVTYLHGKQSYEALVRGRMEYAVEYRERIYIFETKQKQDEFLRIPETYWDQKLPRKVPPPSEPVTITSLPMLSYLEQGVSVSIIKAMTAVGCLKPKYPFLTIQKSSLLYVAFYLRAFNPKSTEYSRQKYKRKLALFEENCALIPYLSSTMRGNYRPPTERPIDFEFKLNRFLALGDSPGANSLF